In Uranotaenia lowii strain MFRU-FL chromosome 2, ASM2978415v1, whole genome shotgun sequence, one genomic interval encodes:
- the LOC129746283 gene encoding protein arginine N-methyltransferase 9-like — protein sequence MSSDEEIFVGELKVVYDLVTRAKFRKAFEALHKVLAQKSPGLESSTVASGAGPGAFGITVAAAIVADQEKDSLEELLLFVVSKYADQLEQEEKFQQVFEVIEQGLELYPEHPELLNETGVRLQRYGRSLEASICFERVLLQEPKYLKAYQNLQNTKCELVERWHFRMLNDEVRNAAFRAAIQNQIKAGHGEVLDIGTGTGLLSLYALNCDGIRKVAACDGSEIMVQIARDVFGANGLSDRICLFQSLSQDLKIGDKFSLIVTETLDSGAFGEGILETLIHAKRNLLLPEGRIVPSSVALHVTGYRSRALTASNILINESFSSDFNLPSNCLISREGIKCYDAEDVSRIKANDDFDFVTDTVMSMTVDFNDLECLERWQDGLEEAQIELNCVEDGILDGFVVWFDLELDDENRISTDPNANTCWNQAIFKLNQRLPVTKDQRIPLSVSCKDGALAISHNLNSMDNQICIDEHVLEFLNDSEYYNKLNTDIEDLEDLEKVLDLSLFPYTGLKLLKEGKTSVLFCMDRAEDLIEFVANQNDIPMSAIMLLSSIPEAFLLNDYTLDMIIIQPVDVFGQINSEHFCLYQSLFPKLKPTGSIVPSQVQLHGSIIHSDWLVKCCRVENPELHQFHIDRYLSTLETENHLDLGPFSYENLSTPVQLAEVHFDGKLHEIDKELPLINPMEPKHIHAILYYYQIEFVPQKEFLSTQRTQSFAKRSAFIIPKDTFQQQPTGADEEEPAKVDKVNINIVQNHGVIKCNVLDDQ from the exons ATGAGCAGCGATGAGGAAATCTTCGTCGGCGAGCTTAAAGTAGTTTACGATTTGGTAACGCGAGCGAAATTCCGGAAAGCCTTCGAGGCGCTGCACAAGGTACTGGCACAAAAGTCCCCAGGGTTGGAATCGTCGACGGTGGCTTCCGGCGCTGGTCCCGGAGCCTTCGGAATAACCGTGGCCGCTGCAATCGTTGCGGACCAGGAGAAAGATTCCCTGGAAGAGCTGTTGCTGTTTGTGGTCAGCAAGTACGCAGACCAGTTGGAGCAGGAGGAAAAATTCCAACAGGTATTCGAGGTCATCGAGCAGGGCTTGGAATTGTACCCGGAACATCCGGAACTGTTGAACGAGACTGGCGTCCGGCTACAGCG CTATGGACGCTCGCTGGAGGCTTCGATCTGCTTCGAGAGGGTGCTGCTGCAGGAGCCCAAATATCTGAAGGCCTACCAGAATCTGCAGAACACCAAGTGCGAGCTGGTCGAACGTTGGCACTTCCGGATGCTGAACGATGAGGTGCGTAATGCTGCCTTTCGAGCGGCCATCCAGAACCAGATTAAGGCCGGCCACGGGGAGGTCCTGGACATTGGAACCGGGACCGGGCTGCTTTCGCTGTATGCGCTGAACTGTGATGGAATCCGGAAGGTGGCGGCCTGCGATGGGTCCGAGATTATGGTTCAGATAGCGCGGGACGTTTTCGGGGCCAACGGGTTGAGCGATCGGATTTGTCTGTTCCAGAGCTTATCGCAGGATTTGAAAATCGGGGACAAGTTTTCGCTGATTGTGACTGAAACGCTGGACTCGGGAGCATTTGGGGAAGGGATTTTGGAGACTTTGATCCATGCCAAGCGAAATTTGTTGTTGCCGGAGGGACGGATCGTGCCCAGTAGTGTGGCACTGCACGTCACCGGCTACAGATCCCGGGCACTAACCGCAAGCAATATTCTCATCAACGAATCTTTTAGCAGCGATTTTAACCTACCGAGTAATTGTTTGATCTCACGAGAAGGAATTAAGTGTTACGATGCGGAAGATGTCAGTAGGATTAAGGCGAATGATGATTTTGATTTCGTAACGGATACGGTGATGTCCATGACTGTCGATTTTAATGATCTTGAGTGTTTGGAACGATGGCAAGACGGGCTTGAGGAAGCTCAGATCGAACTGAATTGTGTGGAGGATGGAATTTTGGATGGGTTCgtggtttggtttgatttggaACTAGACGATGAGAATCGGATCAGCACGGATCCGAATGCCAACACTTGTTGGAACCAAGCAATATTCAAACTTAATCAACGACTTCCGGTGACCAAAGATCAACGCATTCCACTGAGTGTGTCCTGTAAGGATGGGGCACTCGCCATTTCTCATAATCTCAATTCCATGgataatcaaatttgtatcgATGAACATGTGTTGGAATTTTTGAACGATTCCGAGTATTATAATAAGCTAAATACCGATATTGAAGATTTGGAAGACCTTGAAAAGGTCTTGGATTTATCACTGTTCCCGTATACCGGTTTAAAACTCCTCAAAGAGGGCAAGACTTCCGTACTGTTTTGCATGGATCGCGCTGAAGATCTCATCGAATTTGTTGCTAATCAAAATGACATTCCAATGTCTGCCATCATGCTACTCAGCTCTATACCGGAGGCATTTCTCCTCAATGATTACACTCTTGATATGATCATCATTCAACCGGTCGATGTATTCGGTCAGATAAACAGTGAACATTTTTGCCTGTATCAGTCTCTCTTTCCCAAACTCAAACCCACCGGATCAATAGTCCCATCTCAGGTTCAGCTTCACGGCAGCATCATCCACTCCGATTGGCTCGTTAAATGCTGCCGGGTAGAAAATCCTGAACTCCACCAATTTCATATCGACCGATACCTATCGACGCTGGAGACGGAAAACCATCTAGATTTAGGACCATTCAGTTACGAAAACCTTTCGACTCCGGTCCAATTGGCTGAAGTTCACTTTGACGGGAAGCTGCATGAGATTGACAAGGAATTGCCGCTCATCAACCCAATGGAACCAAAACATATCCACGCCATACTGTATTATTATCAAATAGAATTTGTGCCGCAGAAGGAATTTCTCAGCACCCAACGGACCCAGAGCTTCGCCAAGCGGTCCGCATTCATTATTCCGAAAGATACATTCCAGCAACAACCGACCGGAGCCGATGAGGAAGAACCGGCCAAAGTCGACAAAGTCAATATAAATATAGTGCAGAACCATGGCGTCATCAAGTGCAATGTGCTTGACGATCAGTAG